Below is a window of Prionailurus viverrinus isolate Anna chromosome A1, UM_Priviv_1.0, whole genome shotgun sequence DNA.
TAAATATCCATTCCTTAAAGATGTGAACTGGTGTCAGGGAAAGGCAAAGTAGGATCTGTTGAGCTGCTTGAGATCAGGCTAAAAGGAAGGACCTTGTGGCCACTAAGACTTTATTTTCTCAGAACCCACTTCTTATCCTAGACAAAATGGCCTGGGACAATGAGAGCAGAGGACAGGAAACTACAAACTGAGAATCAGTTGTCAGCTTGACCAAAATTACCAGAACCAAGATCAATACTGAATCAACAAACCAAAGGCCTGTGGGCAGGAGAATTTACTATGAAGCCTGAGGTATGCACTAACTGGACCTCCTCCTTATAACCTCACCTgcttacacacacaaaaaagaaaaaaaatggaaagccaCACAGGCTCTacttctaaaacacacacaccaccaagTAACCCCAGAAAGGACTTATCTGAGTGTGAAATACCAACAGGCAACACATGAACTGCCTCCTACCCCACTTCACTATCCTATCCTATCCAGCTGTCCAACTAAAGCTCTTTGAGAACAAAGTGCTACCCAATAAACAACATAAAGGGCAAAGGAGGATCCATTCACACTTTTAGACAAATACAAACTCCAGACAGAACTGCCCTCAAAGATAAATGATACACAAAACATACCAAATTTGGAAACTATGTAGAGGTTCAAAggcatcaaaagaaagaaaacaggaaaaacagtGACATACTGGGAGGAGATCTTTGCAACACCTGGCCCATACAGTACTAGAACCTAGATTTATAAAACATAACACTAAGCCTGCCACAAAAATGGGGAAGAGACTTGAATAGGCActtaagaaaaggaaaccataatGGTGAGTAAACTAGCAAAGATACCCAATCTCAACAGTAACCAGGGGAAGGCTGATTAAATGCCAGTGAGATATGATTACCACATACACCTgagtaacaaaatgaaaaaatacagacTGATATCTTCAGATTTTAGCAATGTGCTGTAATGGGAACTTTCACAtgccactggtgggaatgcagttTGGTTCAGATGTTTGAAAAAGTTTAGCACTACCTAGTAACTTAGAACAGGTACAAAGACTATGATTTAGCAAACCCACTAGTATGTACATACACTTAATCTACCTTGCAAAGGTATATCACAATTCGTAAGTTTTAAGGTAACATTGTACACAAtagcaaaaatggaaacaaccccaaTGCCCACCAACAACAGAATAACTAAACTGTCAAACACATATAACAGTAGAAATCAGGGAATGTTAAGGATTTCATGTTTGTGTCTCCTCagaattcatgtgttgaagcctaATCCCCAGTGAGGTAATACTAAGAGGGCCTTTGGAAGTCATTAAGTCATGAGGGGAAAGCCCTTATAAGAAGTGAcacacacggggcgcctgggtggctcagtcggctaagcgtccaacttcagctcacgtcatgatctcacagtttgtgagttcaggccccacatcgggctcagtgctgacagctcagagcctggaatctgtttcagattctgtgtttctctctctctctctgcccctcccctgctcacactctgtgtctcactctgtctctcaaaaaatgaataaatgttaaaaagaaaattaaaaaaaaaaaaaagaagtgacacaCACAACAGAGCCTGCCTCCTCTATCTCTGCTCTCTATCACAGGAGGATgcagtgagaaggcagctgtctatGACCCAGGAGGAGGGCCCTCACTGGAAACCCAATCACACTGGCCccttgatctcagactcccagcctctaGGAACTATGAGAAACACTTGGTGTTTAAGACACcaagtctatggtattctgttatagcagccccaaCTACGACAGTGAACATTAACAATAAGATATGTACATAtaacaaaaagaatgaatgaataatttatcTATACACAAGTATATATAGTAAGAGTCCAATtaagtaaatgtgaaaaacagaCTAAACTGTATCATTTAGAGATTCCTTTATTGATGGCAGTActgtaaagaaaagcaaggaaagggAATTATCACCAAAGTGAGAACAGTAGTTATGTTCTGGGTGGAGGTAGGAGGATATAAATGGAGAGGTTCACACAAAGCATTCCTAAGATACTAGCAATGTTACAAATCTGGGTTCTAGTGTCTGGCTGTTTGCTTTCcttattattcattcatctttattGTTATGAACTATAGAGAGAAGCAACATGGCATAATGGTTAAGACAACAACTTTGGAGCCAGACTACCTGGCtccattagctgtgtgaccatgtGCAGGTTATTTTTAACCTATCTGTGCTCCTGTTTCCTCATCAGTTAAATAGCACCTATTGCATAGTGTGGATGTAAGAACAAAAATTAGTTAACATTTACAAAGGGATTAGAAGCATATGTAGGTTTTTGCTAAATAGTACATGCATTTTACATGTTCTGTATgacatttctaaaaacaaatgagaacaACAAAGTATTTGTggttttggaaaataataattttaagttgAAACACCATTATGTACTGCAGAAAACTTAACAGTAAGATTCAGTATTTTTTCATGGGGTTTGGAGATCTAAAGTTAATTCTGAAGATttgctgtagaaaaaaaaatggactaccaacaattttttaaaaactggcttaagaggggagcttgggtggctcagttggttaagtgtcaagcttccgctcaggtcatgatctaacagttcatgagttcgagccctgtatcaggctctgcactgagagctcagagcctagagcctgcttcgttcggattctgtgtctccccgcctttttgcccttcccccacttgtgctctctctcaaaaataaataaatattttaaaataataaatagatagataaataactGGCCTAAGAGTTCTCTCCAAGAACATAGGATGCCAGAAGACAGTGAAGCCATGTCTACAAGGGACTGAGGAAAGACTGATGTGACTCAAGAATTCCACATGGCTAGTACTCTATACATGTGTAGAGAAAACCAAAACATTCTTAAATATGAAAGATGTAGTAATTACAGTACTCCTAAACCATTTCTCAAATACTACTTAAATATTCAGTTTGAACAAAGGATTTATCCAAGGAGTTCCAGAATGTTCACTATTAGGTATCTGTTAATATATTAATAGGTCATGGGAAAAAGGACATGTGACCAACCTGATGGATGCTTCAAAAGTAATTGATAATGTCCAACATCCAATCCcgattcaaaaacaaaattataagtaATGTACCCAAGCATACACATAAAACActacaattcaggggcgcctgggtggttcagtcggttaggcatccaacttcaggtcaggtcatgatctcacggctcttgagttcaagccccacatcaggctctatgctgacagctcagagcctggagcctgcttcggattctgtgtctccctctctctctgctcctcctctgctcatgctgtgtctctgtctctcaaaaataaacattaaaaaaaaaaaacctactacaATTCATACTAACAACACCATCAAGGAAAGGATGATTACTATTTAATATTGTTCCCAAAGTGTGACCAATACATTAGGCAACTTAGAGGGcaggaactttttatttttcccagatCTCACAACTGTCTCCCTGGAAACAAAATTGTTAGGGTAGCTTTACTCAGAATTAGTGAAACGTTGAGGGGTTGGGACTGGAGCACTAAGAATCAAAAACTGTCgcttttccagggcacctgggtgtctcagtcggttgagcaagcgactcttgacttcagctctggtcatgatctcagtttgtgagttcaagccacacatcgggctctgtgctaacagtgtggagtctgtttggaattctctctctctctaaaattaaatgaataagctaaaacaaacaaacaaacaaacccattgCAGCTCTTCCAAGATTGGATGAGGTTTCAGATGCTTGCTATTTTGCTTCCTCATTAAATAAGGGTCCTGTAATGTGCACAGCGATATGGCTGGCCAGGATAAGAGTTCTTTGATTGTTAGCTGTtatcattaccattattatttccTGTGAAACAATATAcagctctctcttcctttcctttttttcctaaacaGGGCTTTCAAGTGATAGCTCATACTCTCTTATGATCTTAGAATGTCTAGTTATAGGATTTATATAATTTTGGTACTCATCAGGACATGAACAAGAGTCCCTAGGACCAAAGGGTTTGGGAGAATATAGATCCTTCAGTCTTTAAGGCTGACAGTGGCCACAGCAGAGGCCAAGAGCCTGCAGAGAATTGGGGTGGGTATAGCACTTGGGCAGCAGGTCTCGCTCTTCCTAGGGCAAGTcgatttctttttatcttctatCCCCTATGTAGTAGTTAAGCTACTCCTTCCACTCAACCAGACTATTTGGCTTTTCACCTGACTGGACTTCCTACTCTGCAGTGCATTCGCATATAGCAGCCAGATTGATCCTCTGAACATGATTAATCAGTcctacaagaaatatttattgagccaaGTGCTGATTAGGGTGCTAAGGATATAATAATGAACAAAACATATTTGTGCCCTTAGGAAACTTATGTTTTCATGAGAGGAAGAAGGACATTCAAtatagtaaataagtaaaatacttaggagtTTATTGGCATACcttatggaaaaaagaaaagcaataaaatggaaacagGGAACTTGATGAGTGAGGGGAAAGGTTTACAATTTTGTATAGAGTTTTCAGGAAAGGCCACAATGAAAAGGGGACACTGAAGCCAAGACTTTAGGGGCTAAGGAGGGAGCCACAGGACTATTGAAGGAAGAGCATCCCACACAGAAGGAACCACCAGTGCAGAGGTcctgaggcaggggtgggccTGCCCTGTATGAGGATCAATGAACTATAGATATTCCTACACTTATTATGGTCTTTTAGATTAGTTTTCCTACTAACGGAGGCACAGATAATGCATTTGTACTAAACATGAAGGTAAATACGGATTCTGTAACAGTATATaaattctgtgtgtatgtgtacatgtgtttaTACACACAGACGTCAGACGTCACGGCACATTTCTGAGAATGATACAAAGTTGtgtataaaacacaaataataagtTTCTATGTTTAGGGGTAGTAAAGGGTAGCTTCCTGGAGATCTTAAAATATTACAGAATCCcagtttcttattttatagacATAATCTTTGATGATAGATTTCTAATACTTCACACGTGTTCTTATCTGTTTCCTTCAAAACTGATCACCAACGGAGTTAAGTCTAATGACCACTGATTAGAGGCTAAAAATTCACTGCTTTCCATATTACTAATAATTCCCATCTATTTCAACATTAACAAGTTTACTAGCAATAATGCTGTCTTTAGGAACAGCATTTCTGTCTTTACATTTTCTACTCAGCTTTTCTAAGAGGCAAAATCTAATGATGAAGTACCAACTGTATAGATGAAAACCTtagtacaaaaaaggaaaacgATCATCTAGAAGGAaagttggggggtgcctgggtggctcagtcggttaagcatctgacttcagctcaggtcatgatctcatggttcatgggtttgagccccacgtcgggccctgtgctgacagctcagagcctggagcctgcttcggattctgtgtctccctctctccctctctctgcctctccccaacttgcgttctgtctctctctcaaaaataaataaaatgtaaaaaaaaaaaaaaaaaaaaatttaaaaggaaagttgGGCCAGGATGTAGAAGTTCAATTTTTGCTAGATACTTGGAAATAAGAAGGGACAGCAAGGCAAGGAAAgaaagttatgatttttttttttttttttttttttttttttttttagaattagcATTAAACCcgaaggcaaaaacaaacaaaacaaaataagaatccTGTGTTCAACTTCTGGCATGTCATTCCCCCTCTGAGCCCATCTCTTGCACTTGGAGAGGGGCTGACAGTACTTACCCCATAGGGTTATGAGGAGTGAGTCATGGTGGCTGGGCAAGAGCCGAATATAGCACCCCGTCCTCGACGCTTTCTTGTCTTGATTTTGGACAGGATAAGAAGACTAAATGGTCACTTAATCTGGCAGTAACATCgaagaaaacctggaaaaaagCAGACCTGGCGTTTGCACACCAGTTTTCTGGTTATCATTCTCTTGCTCCACTTTTCTGGGTCTTCAgtttctcccctctgctcctgtAAATACACAGTAGTCTCTTCGCTGGTGAACAAACCAGAGGCACTTGACCTCTAACTTCTTTCAGCTCttgccctttcttccttttcctctaaaGTTAACTCTGTTGAAATGACAGTCTGAAACATCTTTACTCATCTACCCACAGCATAGTTCCCTCTGCACTACAAGTGCTCTTCCCCAAGGCCACATCCTCAGCGTCCTTATGGCGAAGGCCCACAGCACCCTCCAGTTCTTAGAGCGCACCTGCACACTCCCGCTGCTTCTCTCTTCCCGTGGCTCTCCATaagttctctcctcctcctctgactACTCTTTTCTGTCCCCCTCACTGGTGTTCAATATCCACCCTCTCTGATCACTCCCTCTAAAACAGAGCCTCTGTGGggctccaggtggctcagttggttaagtgtccaaattaggctcaggtcatgatctcaaggttcataagtttgagccccgagtcgggctctgtgctgacagctcagagcctggagcctgcttcagatcctgtgtctgccctctctctctgcccctccccgctctgtctctctctcaaaaaaataaacattaagtaaataattactggggagcctgggtggctcagtcggttgagcgtccgacttcggctcaggtcctgatctcgcggtctgtgagttcgagccccgtgttgggctctgtgctgacagctcagagcctggagcctgcttcggattctgtgtctccctctctctctgcccctccctcactcatgcgctctctctctctctctctctctctgtcaaaaataaacaaacattaaaaaaaaaccaacaaaaaaaccccaccaataaataaataaataaataaataaataaataaataaataaataaataaaacacagcttCTGTTACCTGATCTAGTTCCCCTATGCTGCTTGCTTTTTCCACATGGCACTGGGACTCTAAGTCATTCATTCCCttcattcctccttcctttcctgtcccttctccctccctacTTTATTTCCTTACTAATTTTTTGTCCTCCCACTAGACTAATAAGCTCCATGGGGAAACCACCTGTCTTGTTTATTGCTATAACCACAGTGCTAGGGCCAGGGCCTAGTGctcacaaaatatttgttgaataaataggTCATTTAtgtaagaacaaataaaaatagcaatagtAATCAAATCCACAGAAATCTATATAGTAAAGGCACTTAAAGCTACCTTAAGGGATCATAAAATATCCAAAATTGTGCAGTATGTAGCATGAGCCCTACAAAATACATCTTTTGAACCAGTGATTCTTTAAAATCCTGTTCTAAAGAACAGAAAGCTAACTGGAAACCAGCAGCAATGTTCAGAAGATTCTATTTTTCCTATCAATATGTTATCTTACtgattttttattgctttatactTGATAGCCATACACTATCCAGAGATCAAAAAATATGTGTCTatctctttaatttaaaaaaatatattaagaagaaGTGGTAAATGCTTTCATATTGAGTAGAGAATAAAAGGgtgtaaaatgtgtttttttcagaaaaagtGATAACATCTAACAGAGAAATCTCGGTTGTAATGGGGATTAGAAACCAGATAACAAAGACTAAATGCATTAAATGCTTAGAGGAGAAAGATCCGGATGCAGATTAAAAATTTAGGAACAAGAAAGGGAATATGTAAGATGTGAGGTTACTAGTGAAAATAACAAGGCTAAAgtcatcttcatttgttttttttttttttttttaattttttttttcaacgtttatttatttttttggggacagagagagacagagcatgaacgggggaggggcagagagagaggaagacacagaatcgaaaacaggctccaggctctgagccatcagcccagagcctgacgcggggctcgaactcacggaccgcaagatcctgacctggctgaagtcggacgcttaaccgactgagccacccaggcgcccctcttcatttgtttttaaatgaagactaTAAACACGTATACAAGTATGCAACTCAACGTTAGTTTCCTTTAGAAAGGCTGACaaagttttaaatgaatgagGGAAAAGAAAGCTATGGATACAGGGTATGGCTGAAAGACTcaggaaacaggaaagagaatATAGAGACAGCCAGAAAGGGACTCGGAGTACAgatgaagacagaagaggaaataataatTGCTAACATTTGCTGATGTTCAAGGCAATTAACAAGTGCTACGAATATAATAACTCATTTAAATCCTCATCcaggattccctccctccctggtaATGACTTTTGCAAGAGGATGAGCAACATGAGTAAGGTGGAGGCATTTGAGAGAATACATGTTGGTGGTGCAGCCTCTCCTAGAGACCCAGGGAGCTCCACTGTGATTTCTTCTGGGGGTACACACTCAGGCAGCCAGTTCCCGCCACCCGATACTCACCTGGAGAGAGGCACGCTGGAAGTTCTTTTGTCACCTGGCTCAGTTCCTCCAGTTCCAGCTGAGAACTCACATTTGGTTTGGAAAGCCGATGCCCTGCTCGGGAGGAGACACTAAATTTGGGTTCTGAATGGAGTAAACCATTCCCAGCACCTGTCCTTGTCCCTTCCCCCTCAGGCCTTCTGATGGCTCCATTTTCCAGCCCACATCCAAAGAGAACACCCTAAAACAGTGACCTATAACAGCAGGACTACAAGTGCAGATTCCTGAATTTCATTGGTTGTACAAGGTGTCAGGAGGTGGGGAAGGCTGTCAGCAGGGAGGTTTTGAGTTCCGAGAAGAGGTCCTTACCCAGTGAAACCAAGTCCCTGTAGTTCTCCAGCATCACTTTCTCATACAGATTCCCCTGAGCAGAATCTAGACGAAGCCACTCCTCCCAAGTGAAATCTGCAGACACATCCTTGAATGTCACTGACTCCTGAAACTATAAATTCATGCTCAAAGGATTATGCGAATAAAATCCCCCTGAGGGAAGTGCAAAAACAAGCAGCATTAGAAGGGACAGGATAAAGAGATCTGTGTGAGAAAAATGTATTATCTGCcaaaagaaactaaataaaaatgtgcaTTATCATGAAATATTCAGAGATAAGTATAATATAGAAAATGCTTTGGCATTTAAGGACAGGAAGAGGAGGTATTAGGGAATAACCAGGAAACACACAGAAGGCTGCTCTAGATTACCACTGGAGAAAAGTAGGTGGTGTTCTGATCGCCTCCCATTTACCCCACTAGTGAAGGAGGGATCCTGCTCCTTAAATAGCACAAGATGAGTGAACACATGACACCCAGCACTGGATGGAAAAGACTGACAGCAATTTATCAGTAACTCATagcctggggaaggaggaaataCCCACCATGCAGGGCCACGCAGGGGCTGCACTTGTGAACCAGCAGGGGCTGTGGGAGACAGGCTGTGTAGCGACAAGAGGGTGAGGTGACCCTTGGTAACCGTGGGAAGATGCAGTTGGCTTGTTTGAACAGTTGCATGGGCTGGTAGGGAGGTGAAACCCATTAGGTTTCACTGGGAGGGAGGAGTGCACCCGGTTAGGCCGAGGGGAGAGCTAGCTGAGTAGGGTGCTTTTCCTGCTGGGTTGGGGCAAGGAGACCAAGGGAACTCATAGCTAGGTCTCTGGAGCCCCCATGAGGCTCAAAGTTGTCAAGGCAGCACATGGAATTTCAGGCTTTACAATATAGGCGGGAATCCCAGTTAATGGAGGGAAAAACGTGTACAAATAGGGTACATCTAGAACATGGTTGAGAGGACCAATAAAACACCCAGCTTGACTTGGAAATGGCATTTCAAATTTATAAGCCCATTTCAGCCTAGTTCTCTAGCCCTTAGACTAGGAAGCAAAATGGGATAGGCATTCAGTATCTGTTGAATGAGTTCACATGATGGTTacttttatgtatcaacttgactgggctaaggtaTGCCCAGATAGCTAGTAAAGCATTATTTCCATGTGTTTCTGTGAGGGCGCTCCCagtgaatcagtagactgagtaaagatcaGCCCTCAGCAATGTGGGAGGGCATCATCCAATTCACTGAGggcccaaatagaacaaaaaggctaaGAGAGGACAAATTTGCTGGCTCTGCTCGAGCTAACACAGCCTCCTCCTCTGGCCTTCATAGCTCTTGAGCCCTCAGACTTGGACCAGGACTTAGAGCATCAGTCCCCTGGACCTCAGGCCTCTGGGTTTGTAGTAGGACTACATACACCTTGAC
It encodes the following:
- the LOC125160171 gene encoding zinc finger protein 891-like, producing the protein MAARPLPLGTQFQESVTFKDVSADFTWEEWLRLDSAQGNLYEKVMLENYRDLVSLGHRLSKPNVSSQLELEELSQVTKELPACLSPENWCANARSAFFQVFFDVTARLSDHLVFLSCPKSRQESVEDGVLYSALAQPP